The following coding sequences are from one Paraburkholderia caballeronis window:
- the recB gene encoding exodeoxyribonuclease V subunit beta, with protein sequence MSARIEPARDTAAEVLDPLHFPLHGSRLIEASAGTGKTFTIAMLYVRLVLGHGVGRDDARALMPPDILVVTFTDAATKELRERIRARLVEAAGYFRAAADDVPSLAPGEDLLHDLRGTYAEEAWPLCARRLVDAAEWMDEAAVSTIHGWCNRMLSEHAFDSDSLFSQTLETDQSDLRAEVVRDYWRTFLAPLDALSAAEVREWFESPARLQFAIRGLVGLADRLDEAPEPADALNAARARQRAHFQELKQDWPVWIDEVKTLLDEARAKKRFDARKLNVRNCETWIDKLRVWANDPDLECPDLDDKSAAWTRLTPAGLKEIWTDGEPPDHPAFVAMEMLREKLAARPHAYHDLLRHAARWVARRFDEEEARRSQMGFDDLLTRLRAALKKPNGARLAQIIRDQYPVALIDEFQDTDPIQYDIFDAVYRIGDNDPSTAIVLIGDPKQAIYAFRGADIYTYLAARRACEGRLYTLKKNFRSTRAMVAAVNRCFDAAEQRPEGSGAFLFRAADGRDNSLPFVPADAHGRRDALRAAGDALPALTVWWLPPAQDGKPLSKEAYFSAMAASCATEMVRLLNLGQTGEAGFAGERGVAPLLPSDIAVLVNNRDEAHAIRRALAERGVRSVYLSDRDSVFATPQADEIKYWLAACAEPDDGRLVRTALATPTLGLDWRALEALGHDEIAWEARVLQFRAYRDCWRRQGVLPMLRRLLNDFHVPQRLLGHAAGAAVDGERALTNLLHLAELLQQASTQLDGEHALIRHLDEQRGDAGAAGGDAAQLRLESDAGLVQVVTIHKSKGLEYPLVFLPFACAYRAARPDDMPLKWHDDEGTLHVTLGGDPDALRVADRERLGEDLRKLYVALTRARYATWVGFAPVAGVEHSAFGYLVGGGAALAGDDAVTQLDALRGGCDDMLIAPAPPPAADAFATRGPAPTRGAARTLSRPVREHWWIASYSSLGKDGGTIGTMGAVGGGASDANADSARDAPDTRSEDVFLELLEAQTVQADETDDDYGAPVVPSVETVHGFERGADAGSFLHELMEWAANEGFATIANEPQRLRDTVARRCNLRGWARWIDTLTEWLLHLVREPLRLPPLDGEPVRPIALGALGSYMAEMEFWVAAHRVDTRELDALVTDYTLDGAARPALDPNLLNGMLKGFIDLVFEHDGRYYVVDYKSNWLGPDDAAYTPAKMRAQILHSRYELQYVLYLFALHRLLKVRVPDYDYDAHIGGAVYVFLRGARSPGQGLHVERPPRELIEQLDELFARDEAGHPAIEDAV encoded by the coding sequence ATGAGCGCGCGCATCGAACCGGCCCGCGACACCGCCGCCGAAGTGCTCGACCCGCTGCATTTCCCGCTGCACGGCAGCCGTCTGATCGAGGCGAGCGCCGGCACCGGCAAGACGTTCACGATCGCGATGCTGTACGTGCGGCTCGTGCTCGGCCATGGCGTCGGGCGCGACGACGCGCGCGCGCTGATGCCGCCGGACATCCTCGTCGTTACGTTCACCGACGCGGCGACGAAGGAGTTGCGCGAGCGGATTCGCGCGCGGCTCGTCGAAGCCGCCGGCTACTTCCGCGCCGCTGCGGACGACGTGCCGTCGCTCGCGCCGGGCGAAGACCTGCTGCACGATCTGCGCGGCACATATGCGGAGGAAGCGTGGCCGCTTTGCGCGCGCCGGTTGGTGGACGCGGCCGAATGGATGGACGAGGCGGCCGTCTCGACGATCCACGGCTGGTGCAACCGGATGCTGAGCGAGCACGCGTTCGACAGCGACAGCCTGTTCTCGCAGACGCTGGAGACCGACCAGAGCGACCTGCGCGCGGAAGTCGTGCGCGACTACTGGCGCACGTTCCTCGCGCCGCTCGACGCGTTGTCGGCCGCCGAGGTCCGCGAGTGGTTCGAGAGCCCAGCGCGGTTGCAGTTCGCGATCCGCGGCCTCGTCGGCCTCGCGGACCGGCTAGACGAAGCGCCGGAGCCGGCCGACGCGCTGAACGCGGCGCGCGCGCGTCAGCGTGCCCACTTCCAGGAACTGAAGCAAGACTGGCCCGTGTGGATCGACGAAGTAAAGACGCTGCTCGACGAAGCGCGCGCGAAGAAACGTTTCGACGCGCGCAAGCTGAACGTGCGCAACTGCGAAACGTGGATCGACAAGCTGCGCGTCTGGGCGAACGATCCCGATCTCGAATGCCCGGACCTCGACGACAAGTCCGCCGCGTGGACGCGGCTCACGCCCGCCGGTTTGAAAGAGATCTGGACCGACGGCGAGCCGCCCGATCATCCGGCGTTCGTCGCGATGGAGATGCTGCGCGAGAAACTGGCCGCGCGTCCGCATGCGTATCACGATCTGCTGCGCCACGCGGCGCGCTGGGTCGCGCGGCGCTTCGACGAAGAAGAGGCGCGCCGTTCGCAGATGGGTTTCGACGATCTGCTGACGCGTCTGCGCGCCGCGCTGAAAAAGCCGAACGGCGCGCGGCTCGCGCAGATCATCCGCGACCAGTATCCGGTCGCGCTGATCGACGAGTTCCAGGACACCGACCCGATCCAGTACGACATCTTCGACGCGGTCTACCGGATCGGGGACAACGATCCATCGACGGCGATCGTGCTGATCGGCGACCCGAAGCAGGCGATCTACGCGTTTCGCGGCGCGGACATCTACACCTACCTCGCCGCGCGCCGCGCGTGCGAAGGGCGGCTCTACACGCTGAAGAAAAACTTCCGCTCGACGCGCGCGATGGTCGCCGCGGTGAACCGCTGTTTCGACGCGGCGGAGCAGCGCCCGGAAGGCAGCGGCGCGTTCCTGTTCCGCGCGGCCGACGGCCGTGACAACTCGCTGCCGTTCGTGCCGGCCGACGCGCATGGCCGTCGCGATGCGCTGCGCGCGGCCGGCGACGCGTTGCCCGCGCTGACCGTCTGGTGGCTGCCGCCCGCGCAGGACGGCAAGCCGCTCAGCAAGGAAGCGTATTTCTCCGCGATGGCCGCGAGCTGCGCGACCGAGATGGTGCGGCTGCTGAACCTCGGACAGACCGGCGAGGCGGGCTTCGCGGGCGAACGCGGCGTCGCGCCGTTGCTGCCGTCCGATATCGCGGTGCTCGTCAACAACCGCGACGAGGCGCACGCGATCCGGCGCGCGCTCGCGGAGCGCGGCGTGCGCAGCGTCTATCTGTCCGACCGCGACTCGGTGTTCGCGACGCCGCAGGCCGACGAGATCAAATACTGGCTCGCCGCGTGCGCGGAGCCGGACGACGGCCGCCTCGTGCGCACCGCGCTCGCGACGCCGACGCTCGGCCTCGACTGGCGCGCACTCGAAGCACTCGGCCACGACGAGATCGCATGGGAAGCGCGCGTGCTGCAATTCCGCGCGTATCGCGACTGCTGGCGTCGCCAGGGCGTGCTGCCGATGCTGCGCCGTCTGCTGAACGACTTCCACGTGCCGCAGCGTCTGCTCGGCCACGCGGCGGGCGCGGCCGTCGACGGCGAACGCGCGCTGACGAACCTGCTGCATCTGGCCGAACTGCTGCAACAGGCGAGCACGCAACTCGACGGCGAGCACGCGCTGATCCGCCATCTGGACGAGCAGCGCGGCGACGCGGGCGCGGCCGGCGGCGATGCCGCGCAACTGCGGCTCGAAAGCGACGCGGGGCTCGTGCAGGTCGTGACGATCCACAAGTCGAAGGGGCTCGAATATCCGCTCGTGTTCCTGCCGTTCGCGTGCGCCTATCGCGCGGCCAGGCCCGACGACATGCCGCTCAAGTGGCACGACGACGAAGGGACGCTGCACGTGACGCTCGGCGGCGATCCGGACGCGCTGCGCGTCGCGGACCGCGAACGGCTCGGCGAGGACCTGCGCAAGCTGTACGTCGCGTTGACGCGCGCGCGTTACGCGACGTGGGTCGGCTTCGCGCCGGTGGCCGGCGTCGAGCACAGCGCGTTCGGTTATCTGGTCGGCGGCGGCGCGGCGTTGGCGGGCGACGATGCCGTGACGCAGCTCGACGCGTTGCGCGGCGGATGCGACGACATGCTGATCGCGCCCGCGCCGCCGCCTGCCGCCGACGCGTTCGCGACGCGCGGCCCCGCGCCAACGCGCGGCGCGGCGCGGACGTTGTCGCGGCCGGTGCGCGAACACTGGTGGATCGCGAGTTATTCGAGTCTCGGCAAGGATGGCGGCACGATCGGAACCATGGGCGCCGTCGGCGGCGGTGCGTCCGATGCGAACGCGGACAGCGCGCGCGACGCGCCGGACACGCGCAGCGAGGACGTGTTCCTCGAACTGCTCGAAGCGCAGACGGTGCAGGCCGACGAGACCGACGACGACTACGGCGCGCCGGTCGTGCCGTCGGTGGAAACCGTGCACGGCTTCGAGCGCGGCGCGGACGCGGGCAGCTTCCTGCACGAACTGATGGAATGGGCCGCGAACGAAGGTTTCGCGACGATCGCGAACGAGCCGCAGCGTCTGCGCGACACCGTCGCGCGCCGCTGCAACCTGCGCGGCTGGGCGCGCTGGATCGACACGCTGACCGAATGGCTGCTGCATCTGGTGCGCGAGCCGCTGCGGCTGCCGCCGCTCGACGGCGAGCCGGTGCGGCCCATCGCGCTCGGCGCGCTCGGGTCGTACATGGCGGAAATGGAGTTCTGGGTCGCCGCGCATCGTGTCGACACGCGCGAACTGGATGCGCTCGTGACCGACTACACGCTCGACGGCGCGGCGCGCCCGGCGCTCGATCCGAACCTGCTGAACGGGATGCTGAAGGGCTTCATCGACCTCGTGTTCGAACACGACGGCCGTTATTACGTGGTGGACTACAAGTCGAACTGGCTCGGCCCGGACGACGCCGCGTACACGCCGGCGAAGATGCGCGCGCAGATCCTGCATTCGCGCTACGAACTGCAATACGTGCTGTATCTGTTCGCGCTGCACCGGCTGCTGAAGGTGCGGGTGCCGGACTACGACTACGACGCGCATATCGGCGGCGCGGTGTATGTGTTCCTGCGCGGCGCGCGCTCGCCGGGGCAGGGGCTGCACGTCGAGCGGCCGCCGCGCGAACTGATCGAGCAACTGGACGAACTGTTCGCGCGCGACGAAGCCGGCCACCCCGCGATCGAGGACGCGGTATGA
- the recC gene encoding exodeoxyribonuclease V subunit gamma gives MSARELPAGLMLVHGNQPERLRDLMVQWITQNPLAPLEKEVILVQSNGIAQWLKLAFAADPADGGCGVAAALEMSLPSRFLWQAYRAVLGADAVPEVSPFDKSRLVWRLMRMLPERLDAPGYEPLRRFMASDDDQRKRFQLAQRVADLFDQYQVYRADWLAAWANGDDVRIDARGARMPLPDDARWQAELWRALLADVEAQSPGAASGGRAGVHDAFMRAAQQWRERDARPAGLPRRVVVFGISSLPRQSLEVLAALARWTQVLMCVHNPCMHYWADIVADKDLLRAQHARQRRRAGSPAVLDAAQLHLHAQPLLAAWGKQGRDFIGLLDEYDSDDARASYAPQFTRIGQRIDLFDGGDTDTLLRQMQDDIRDLRPEQETSEHWPEVDPSVDASIRFHVAHSPQREVEILHDQLLAAFAADPTLRPRDVIVMVPDIEVYTPHIQAVFGLLDRDDRRHIPFSVADRAQRAFDPLIGALDMLLALPQSRITVGDVLDLLEVPALRARFQIDADDVPTLRHWIDGANIRWGLHAAQRASLGLPQADDMLAPNSWLFGLRRMLLGYAAGDRAGPWQGIEPYGEIGGLDAALLGPLMRVIDALDRAWQTLRTPATVDAWCKRLRALKDTFFEAVDGDDAYTLDKLDDALEAWRDACSEAALAGELPLSIVAENWLAELEGSGLSQRFFAGAVTFATLMPMRAIPFRRVCLLGMNDGDYPRSRTPLDFDLMRGDYRPGDRSRREDDRYLFLEALLSARDHLHVSWVGRSVTDNTPRPPSVLVGQLREHLAKGWRLADGDARPAALLDALTVEHRLQPFSADYFPARPDASPLFTYAAEWNRPAPQPAATATAAARLVLPPVARDEPLSVRELAEFLRDPVKAFFRQRLRVAFEAEDAASENHEPFSVDALQAWQLQNELIRAQVAALARGDDDVEPAALARLERMHRSGDLAAGGFGEVIAEELMEPMADLFERYRAALARWPDLLEGQHEVRIDALLDGRALSVDDWIDDLRANPDGGRGRVILDPGTLVKENRYRGERLVAYWVAHLAAQLAAGDVTTVVVSKVGVVEFAPLSADDAHRHLLALLRAWDDGMRRPLPLAAKTAFAWLRRLPDGMTNAADAPAEAVDAARAAYEGVSRQLGERDTNAYLQRAYPDFDALAASGEFGAFALELLLPLHRAIPAGSKSKGAAKIATPNPAGETA, from the coding sequence TTGAGCGCGCGCGAACTGCCCGCCGGCCTGATGCTGGTCCACGGCAACCAGCCCGAGCGGCTGCGCGACCTGATGGTCCAGTGGATCACGCAGAACCCCTTGGCGCCGCTCGAAAAGGAAGTGATCCTCGTGCAGAGCAACGGCATCGCGCAGTGGCTGAAGCTCGCGTTCGCGGCCGATCCGGCCGACGGCGGCTGCGGGGTCGCGGCGGCGCTCGAAATGTCGCTGCCGTCGCGTTTCCTGTGGCAGGCGTACCGCGCGGTGCTCGGCGCGGATGCGGTGCCGGAGGTGTCGCCGTTCGACAAGTCGCGGCTCGTGTGGCGGCTGATGCGGATGCTGCCCGAGCGGCTCGACGCGCCCGGCTACGAACCGCTGCGCCGCTTCATGGCGAGCGACGACGATCAGCGCAAGCGGTTCCAGCTCGCGCAGCGCGTCGCGGATCTGTTCGACCAGTACCAGGTGTATCGCGCGGACTGGCTCGCCGCGTGGGCGAACGGCGACGACGTGCGGATCGACGCGCGCGGCGCGCGCATGCCGCTGCCCGACGACGCGCGCTGGCAGGCCGAACTGTGGCGCGCGCTGCTGGCCGACGTCGAGGCGCAGTCGCCGGGCGCGGCTTCCGGCGGCCGCGCCGGCGTGCACGATGCGTTCATGCGCGCGGCGCAGCAGTGGCGCGAGCGCGATGCGCGGCCCGCCGGGCTGCCCCGCCGCGTCGTCGTGTTCGGCATTTCGAGCCTGCCGCGGCAGTCGCTCGAAGTGCTCGCGGCGCTCGCGCGCTGGACCCAGGTGCTGATGTGCGTGCATAACCCGTGCATGCACTACTGGGCCGACATCGTCGCGGACAAGGACCTGCTGCGCGCGCAGCACGCGCGGCAGCGGCGTCGCGCGGGCTCGCCGGCGGTGCTCGACGCGGCGCAACTGCATCTGCACGCGCAGCCGCTGCTCGCCGCGTGGGGCAAGCAGGGCCGCGATTTCATCGGGCTGCTCGACGAATACGACAGCGACGACGCGCGTGCGAGCTACGCGCCGCAGTTCACGCGGATCGGCCAGCGCATCGACCTGTTCGACGGCGGCGACACGGACACGCTGCTGCGCCAGATGCAGGACGACATCCGCGATCTGCGGCCGGAACAGGAAACCAGCGAGCATTGGCCCGAAGTCGATCCTTCCGTCGATGCGTCGATCCGCTTTCACGTCGCGCACAGCCCGCAGCGCGAAGTCGAGATATTGCACGACCAGTTGCTCGCCGCGTTCGCGGCGGACCCGACGCTGCGTCCGCGCGACGTGATCGTGATGGTGCCGGACATCGAGGTCTACACGCCGCACATCCAGGCGGTGTTCGGACTGCTCGACCGCGACGACCGGCGGCACATTCCGTTCAGCGTCGCGGACCGCGCGCAGCGCGCGTTCGATCCGCTGATCGGCGCGCTCGACATGCTGCTCGCGCTGCCGCAGTCGCGGATCACCGTCGGCGACGTGCTCGACCTGCTCGAAGTGCCGGCGCTGCGCGCGCGTTTCCAGATCGACGCGGACGACGTGCCGACGCTGCGCCACTGGATCGACGGCGCGAACATCCGCTGGGGTCTGCACGCGGCGCAGCGCGCGAGCCTCGGCTTGCCGCAGGCCGACGACATGCTCGCGCCGAATAGCTGGCTGTTCGGGCTGCGGCGGATGCTGCTCGGTTATGCGGCCGGCGACCGCGCGGGTCCGTGGCAGGGCATCGAGCCGTATGGCGAGATCGGCGGCCTCGACGCGGCGCTGCTCGGTCCGCTGATGCGCGTGATCGATGCGCTCGACCGCGCATGGCAGACGCTGCGCACGCCGGCGACCGTCGACGCGTGGTGCAAACGGCTGCGCGCGCTGAAGGACACGTTTTTCGAAGCCGTCGACGGCGACGACGCCTACACGCTCGACAAGCTCGACGACGCGCTCGAAGCCTGGCGCGACGCATGCAGCGAAGCGGCGCTCGCGGGCGAGCTGCCGCTGTCGATCGTCGCGGAGAACTGGCTCGCGGAACTCGAAGGCAGTGGCCTGTCGCAACGGTTTTTTGCGGGCGCGGTCACGTTCGCGACGCTGATGCCGATGCGCGCGATTCCGTTCCGCCGCGTGTGCCTGCTTGGGATGAACGACGGCGATTATCCGCGCAGCCGCACGCCGCTCGACTTCGACCTGATGCGCGGCGACTACCGGCCCGGCGACCGCTCGCGCCGCGAGGACGACCGTTATCTGTTCCTGGAGGCGCTGCTGTCCGCGCGCGATCATCTGCACGTGTCGTGGGTCGGGCGCAGCGTGACCGACAACACGCCGCGGCCGCCGTCGGTGCTGGTCGGGCAGTTGCGCGAGCATCTCGCGAAGGGCTGGCGGCTCGCGGACGGCGACGCCAGGCCGGCTGCGCTGCTCGACGCGTTGACCGTCGAGCACCGGTTGCAGCCGTTCAGCGCCGACTACTTCCCGGCGCGGCCCGACGCGTCGCCGCTCTTCACGTATGCGGCCGAATGGAACCGGCCCGCGCCGCAGCCGGCCGCAACGGCCACGGCCGCCGCGCGGCTCGTCTTGCCGCCGGTCGCGCGCGACGAGCCGCTGTCGGTGCGCGAACTCGCGGAGTTTTTGCGCGATCCGGTGAAGGCGTTTTTCCGGCAGCGATTGCGCGTCGCGTTCGAGGCCGAGGACGCGGCGAGCGAGAATCACGAGCCGTTCTCGGTCGATGCGTTGCAGGCGTGGCAGTTGCAGAACGAGTTGATCCGCGCGCAGGTCGCGGCGCTCGCGCGCGGCGACGACGATGTGGAGCCGGCCGCGTTAGCGCGTCTCGAACGGATGCATCGCAGCGGCGACCTCGCGGCGGGCGGTTTCGGCGAGGTGATCGCGGAAGAACTGATGGAGCCGATGGCCGACCTGTTCGAACGTTATCGCGCCGCGCTCGCGCGCTGGCCGGACCTGCTCGAAGGCCAGCACGAAGTGCGGATCGACGCGCTGCTCGACGGCCGTGCGCTGTCGGTCGACGACTGGATCGACGACCTGCGCGCGAATCCGGACGGCGGGCGCGGCCGCGTGATCCTCGATCCGGGCACGCTCGTGAAGGAGAACCGTTATCGCGGCGAACGGCTGGTCGCGTACTGGGTCGCGCATCTCGCCGCGCAACTCGCGGCCGGCGACGTGACGACGGTCGTCGTCAGCAAGGTCGGCGTCGTCGAGTTCGCGCCGTTATCGGCGGACGACGCGCACCGTCATCTGCTCGCGCTGCTGCGCGCATGGGACGACGGGATGCGCCGGCCGTTGCCGCTCGCCGCGAAAACCGCATTCGCATGGCTGCGCCGGCTGCCGGATGGCATGACGAACGCGGCCGATGCGCCGGCCGAAGCAGTGGATGCCGCGCGCGCCGCGTATGAAGGCGTGTCGCGGCAACTCGGCGAGCGCGACACGAACGCCTATCTGCAACGCGCGTATCCGGACTTCGACGCGCTCGCCGCGAGCGGCGAGTTCGGGGCGTTCGCGCTCGAACTGCTGTTGCCGCTGCATCGCGCGATACCGGCCGGCTCGAAGTCGAAAGGCGCGGCGAAGATCGCGACGCCGAACCCCGCAGGAGAAACCGCATGA